GATATCCGGATATCATCAAAGATCAGTGTGTGCGGATCAATCTGTCGTTCCGTATAAAAACGGATCGATTTAACCCGGCTGAAATCCGCCGCGTACTTTCCGCCTTTGATGATCATCCGCGTTCCGCAGCCCGTAAACGAAGGCGGATCGTCACGCAAACCGTAATCGATGCCGAGACCGGGCCCCGCGAGCTCAAAATAATAACGCCCCGATCCCCCGGCCGGAATATTCACCGCCCGCCGCACCGAGCCGCCACCGGCCGACTCCACCACACAATGGATATAAACCGAATCGTCTCCGGGATTGGAAATGCGCGCGGAAAGATGATAATTCCCCAGCCATTTGCAATCCCAGGGCTCCGCCGGAGAAAACCTCACACCGGAACGCTGAACGTCCGGCCGGAACACCACCTTAAGCGCACCCGACTCCACCGACAGCGCTGCGTTGGTGGCCGCGGCCGCGGCCGGAACATCCCCGGACTCAAACGTATAAAGCGCAAATCCGTTTTCTCCGGCTGTCGCCTGAAATACAAGCGCGACCACCCACCCTGCAATGATATGCTTCATGCTGCTCTCTCCAGAATTGACTCATGCCGAAAATAGCGCGTAACCAACGTTTCTACTGCTGTCCTATCGGACAGCATAGATATCGCGCTTATGGGCAGGTTGTCATTGCGCACACCCCGGCTATAGTGCAACGCTGATTTGGAAGACAGGAGTTTCATGAAACGGATGTATACCTTTTTAACGGTGCTGCTGTGCACGTGGACATTGGGTCAGGAGCTGAAAGGCAAAGCCCATTTCCACTCCCTGGAAGATGCAAAAGGCCGACGTATTGACGCAAAAATTCTCTACGTCGGAAACCACTGGGTCTACCTTCAGCACGGCTTCAGAAAACCCGTCCGGTTCGAGCGCGCCAAACTGGCCGAATCCTCCAATACCCTGCTCGACCAATGGGCCGATGCATTTATGGATGCCCTCACTGCGGAAGAGTTGAAACGTGTCGTGGATACCGCAAATGCCGCCAGCAAAGGAAAACCGCTTCTCGTCGACCCCGATCCGGCCTCCGGCGTCTGGAAACTGAACGAAACCTTTTCCGATGAATTTAATGCCCGGACGCTCGACGAAAAAAAATGGAACCGCAACCTGCGTCCCTGGGGCGAACGCGCCTGGCGCTCCGAAAACGTCTGGCAGACCCAAGGCCGGCTTTTCATTCAAGCCAAATGGGATCCGCACCGCGACCGCCGCGGAAACGAATATTTCTACACCTGCGGCATTGCCCAGTCCTATGAAAAAACAACCTACGGCTATTTCGAGGCCAGCATCAAAGGCTGCTCCCGCTTCCCCGGCCTCTGCCCGGCCTTCTGGCTCTACAGCAACGGCCGCGAAAAAAATCCCGACTACCCGCACATCACCTACTCCGAAATCGACATCATCGAAATGCTGCAGGGCGGATTCGACCCCGTGAAACGCGAAAAAACCGGCCCCTCCCACATGGACTGCAACCTCCACACCCGCGAGATCATCGACGGCAAAGAAACCTGGCGGCGCCCCCAGCATTGGCCGGAAGTCTGCCGCAATGTCTGGGATGCCCCCTGGGATCCACGCGACGACTTTCACGTCTATGCCTGCGAAAACACCCCGGAAAAAATCACCTGGTATATCGACGGCATCAAAGTCGCGGAATCGCCCAACCACAACTGGCACCTGCCCATGACCCTGACCTTCACCATGGAACTCCGCCCGCCGCTCATCGACTGGGCCGGCGAAGACGGTCGCGTCCCCGTCCCCGAAAACGCCACCCGCGACGGCTTCCCCACCCACATGGAAGTCGACTACGTCCGCAGCTGGGTGAACTGATTCAAAAAACACGACTCCGGGGTTAATCGGAATCAGGCATAAACACCCTGACGTTATTAAATTGAACGAACCGGCTTTGTGAACACAAAGCAATGAGCAACAGGAAAGGCCGTGTCACCTTTTACGCGGATGGACATCCTTGGAAGGGAAAAGTCCACTAAGTTAAGGCTCGCAGGGCTGGAACGGTTGAGCTTGCGAGACCTTCGACTTCCAGTCATTAGAACTTTTCAACCTCTGAAAAATGTAGGCCACGTCCCCGACGTGGCGGGCGGCAGAGCGGACGCACCACTCCGGAGGCCATTCAGTACCGCACCCTCGATCGCCAGCTTTGGGTCTGATAACGAAATAATAGGACTACACTTACCCGTTATGAGGCCGGTCCCACAGGATTTGTTCTGGCCGCTTGGATAGTATCTAAGGAATGACTGCTTTACTAGAATACGGGATTGAATAAAGCGGCGGAAATACTGCAATCCGAGGACCGACTCTTTTCCTGAACTCATCAACAGGCGATGTCCAACTAGCCTCAATTGAATTGTTGCTTTTTATTCTCTTGGAAAACCCTGTTTTTCAAGCCCTTCTCGAGGATTGTACTGCATCCAGGAGTTTTTTTTGCCGAAATACTGAGGTTTGCTGAATTCAAAATAACACGTTGGATTATCAGCAAGGTAGATCCGGAATATTATGCCTTCAATACTCTCTACTGCATCATCCTGAGAATAGCCTTCTTCTCCTGGAACTGATATTATTCGACATCGGTGAAAGATGGGTAATTCTTCTGTTGTAAACAGTGCCTCTGAGTTTGGTTTGAGGCTCCCCACTCTTGTGCCTGTTTCGCAATAGAACACATCTTCTAAACCGTCATATCCTTTTCTTTTTATAAATGTACAATAGTCAACGCCGATGTTGCCGAAGTCAGTTGCGCCCTTGTTCTCAAGGGTCAAGGTGTGGGTAACGAGTTTCTTTTCGGTGTAAAGTCGGGCCTTATAGGTGTAGTTCTTCATCTTCCGTTCGATATCTTTGGGATTAGAGCGATTTGACTCCTTTTCTGAACTATCAATGTCTATTTTCAGGGACCTCCCATCCTTTAAGAGAAATATTTTAATCCAACTGCCAATATATTCCTGATCCTCAACACTGAAAATACCTGGCGAGACTGTTGCTCTTTTACGGTTATCACGTTCAATGGTAACCTTCCCGTTCTTGGAGTCAAAAGACACTAACTTGGCTTTAATAGTGCGACCTTGTAGGTCAGTAAAACTTCTATACTCATCATCCCCGAAGGATGTGATGCAGCATAGGATGAAAAAAAATAGCATTACCGATTTCATTTATACTCCTTTATTTAGCAGAACGTTAATCCTGACCCGCTTGGGAAACAAACTTTACCTAATCAACGGGCGTTGTCCAAGTAGGGTCCAGGATCTGGTTCGAAAACATAATCAGTCATATTCTGTTCACTAGAAGAATCTTTTTGCATGTTTAAGAGAGCCTTCAAATTCGTCTTCAGGATAGCATACAGTCGGTTCGCTTATGTCATGAGTAGCCCCGTTGTCTTCTAACCAATCGATAATTTTAAGTGCGGAATCCTTAAGTTCTTC
This sequence is a window from Pontiella agarivorans. Protein-coding genes within it:
- a CDS encoding kappa-carrageenase, coding for MKRMYTFLTVLLCTWTLGQELKGKAHFHSLEDAKGRRIDAKILYVGNHWVYLQHGFRKPVRFERAKLAESSNTLLDQWADAFMDALTAEELKRVVDTANAASKGKPLLVDPDPASGVWKLNETFSDEFNARTLDEKKWNRNLRPWGERAWRSENVWQTQGRLFIQAKWDPHRDRRGNEYFYTCGIAQSYEKTTYGYFEASIKGCSRFPGLCPAFWLYSNGREKNPDYPHITYSEIDIIEMLQGGFDPVKREKTGPSHMDCNLHTREIIDGKETWRRPQHWPEVCRNVWDAPWDPRDDFHVYACENTPEKITWYIDGIKVAESPNHNWHLPMTLTFTMELRPPLIDWAGEDGRVPVPENATRDGFPTHMEVDYVRSWVN